The following are encoded in a window of Nibricoccus aquaticus genomic DNA:
- a CDS encoding aspartate kinase, which produces MARIVQKYGGTSVGDVERIKKVAERIKFNRDEGNEIVVVVSARAGVTNELIARAKAVTPHPSEREMDMLLSIGEQETIALVAMALHGLGVPAVSYTGGQAGIFTDKVHTRAKIQAINPASIEKDLKAGKVVIVAGFQGVNAEGQITTLGRGGSDLTAIALAAPLKADKCEIYTDVDGVYTADPRVVKTAKKLTEISYDEMLELASSGSKVMQSRSVEFAKKFGVVFEVRSSFNYNPGTIVKEEVAYMEKVVVRGVAVDKDQAKVIVSNILDKPGSAAKVFRALADASIIVDMIVQNVGRNGIANLTFTVPQTDTHKAQKALEPVLDEVGGGQLAIHEGIAKLSVVGVGMKTHSGVAATLFQALADANVNIELITTSEIKISVVIDQAHAETAARAAHAAFQLDQL; this is translated from the coding sequence ATGGCACGCATCGTCCAAAAATACGGCGGCACCTCAGTCGGTGACGTCGAACGCATCAAAAAGGTCGCTGAGCGCATCAAATTCAACCGCGACGAGGGCAACGAGATCGTTGTCGTCGTTTCGGCCCGCGCCGGTGTGACCAACGAGCTCATCGCCCGCGCGAAAGCCGTCACGCCGCACCCCAGCGAGCGCGAGATGGACATGCTTCTCTCCATCGGCGAACAGGAGACGATCGCCCTCGTCGCCATGGCGTTGCACGGCCTCGGCGTTCCCGCCGTCAGCTACACCGGCGGTCAGGCCGGCATTTTCACCGACAAAGTCCACACCCGCGCCAAGATCCAGGCGATCAACCCCGCCTCCATCGAGAAAGACCTCAAGGCAGGCAAAGTGGTCATCGTCGCCGGTTTCCAAGGCGTGAACGCCGAAGGCCAGATCACCACGCTTGGTCGCGGCGGCTCCGACCTCACCGCCATCGCGCTCGCCGCTCCGCTCAAGGCGGACAAGTGCGAGATCTACACCGACGTTGACGGCGTTTACACGGCCGATCCGCGCGTCGTGAAGACCGCGAAAAAGCTCACCGAGATTTCATACGACGAAATGCTTGAACTCGCCTCATCCGGCTCGAAGGTCATGCAAAGCCGCTCGGTCGAATTCGCCAAAAAGTTCGGAGTCGTTTTCGAGGTCCGCTCATCGTTCAACTATAACCCAGGAACCATCGTGAAAGAAGAAGTCGCCTACATGGAAAAGGTCGTCGTGCGTGGAGTCGCCGTCGATAAGGACCAAGCAAAAGTCATCGTCAGCAACATCCTGGATAAACCTGGTTCAGCCGCGAAAGTTTTCCGCGCGCTCGCCGACGCCAGCATCATCGTGGACATGATCGTCCAGAACGTGGGCCGCAACGGCATCGCGAACCTCACCTTCACCGTTCCGCAGACCGATACGCACAAAGCCCAGAAAGCGCTCGAACCCGTTCTCGATGAAGTCGGTGGAGGTCAGCTCGCGATCCATGAAGGCATCGCAAAACTCTCTGTCGTTGGTGTCGGCATGAAGACGCACTCCGGTGTCGCCGCCACGCTCTTCCAGGCGCTTGCCGATGCGAACGTGAACATCGAGCTCATCACGACCTCCGAGATCAAAATCTCCGTCGTAATCGACCAGGCCCACGCTGAGACCGCCGCCCGCGCCGCCCACGCCGCGTTCCAGCTGGATCAGCTGTGA
- a CDS encoding FdhF/YdeP family oxidoreductase encodes MKLPDAQPPIETQGTELKQPPHAAAGLRALQKSVAITSREMGLVRGAKLLLKVNQVDGFDCQSCAWPSPDFDRHVAEFCENGVKAVADEATTQKITREFFSEYSVAELAAKSDHWLGKQGRLTEPMVLRPGATHYAPIAWDEAFRLIAAELRALPSPDAATFYTSGRTSNEAAFLYQLFVRAFGTNNLPDCSNMCHESSGVALGETIGIGKGTVTLDDFEKADAIFIVGQNPGTNHPRMLSTLQSAKRRGARIVSINPLPEAGTNAFVNPQDLKNLTRIPGVMLGRGTALADLWLPVRIGGDMAFFQGLIKELIAREELHPGEVFDHVFIGEHTAGFEALIAHLRRVAWDDITRSSGLSREQIRSAAEIALQAKSVIVCWAMGLTQHKQAVGTIQEIVNFLLLRGNIGRPGAGVCPVRGHSNVQGDRTMGIFERPSAAFLDRLAREFWFSPPREHGLDVVDSIKAMHAGNVRVLVAMGGNFLSATPDTEFTAEALRRCALTAHVSTKLNRSHLITGRTALILPCLGRTEIDRQAGGEQFITVEDSMGIINSSRGSLEPASEFLLSEPALVARLASAVLGEKSPVDWLAMAGDYDRIRERIERVIPGFERFNDRVRIGPFYLPNGPRDSRTFTTPSGKAVFTTHTVERHELAPGQFVMMTIRTHDQFNTTIYGLDDRYRGVFNGRRVVFLNKDDIAARGLMQGQLVDLTSHFRGETRVAPSFMVAPYDIPRGCAATYFPEANVLVPIDSVAEGSNTPTSKYVVITLAASKDGVAAWNARKG; translated from the coding sequence ATGAAACTTCCCGACGCACAGCCGCCCATCGAGACCCAGGGCACTGAACTGAAACAACCGCCACACGCTGCGGCCGGATTACGCGCGCTCCAGAAAAGCGTGGCGATCACATCGCGCGAGATGGGCCTCGTCCGCGGCGCGAAGCTGCTGCTCAAGGTGAATCAGGTCGATGGCTTTGACTGCCAGAGTTGCGCGTGGCCGAGCCCGGACTTTGACCGGCACGTGGCCGAGTTCTGCGAGAACGGCGTCAAAGCCGTGGCCGACGAAGCGACGACCCAAAAAATCACACGCGAATTTTTCAGCGAATATTCCGTGGCCGAACTCGCGGCGAAATCCGATCACTGGCTTGGAAAACAAGGACGTCTCACCGAGCCAATGGTGCTTCGTCCGGGAGCGACGCACTACGCGCCGATCGCGTGGGACGAAGCGTTTCGACTGATCGCCGCGGAGTTGCGCGCACTCCCCTCGCCCGACGCGGCGACTTTCTACACGTCGGGCCGCACCAGCAACGAGGCCGCATTTCTCTATCAGCTTTTCGTGCGCGCGTTTGGCACGAACAACCTGCCCGATTGCTCCAATATGTGCCACGAATCGAGCGGTGTCGCGCTCGGTGAAACCATCGGCATCGGCAAGGGCACGGTGACGCTCGACGATTTCGAGAAGGCTGACGCGATTTTCATCGTGGGCCAGAATCCCGGGACAAATCACCCGCGCATGCTCTCGACGCTCCAATCGGCGAAGCGGCGCGGCGCGCGCATCGTGAGCATCAATCCGCTACCTGAAGCAGGAACGAACGCGTTCGTGAATCCGCAGGACTTGAAGAATCTGACGCGCATTCCCGGCGTGATGCTCGGCCGTGGAACGGCGCTCGCGGACCTGTGGCTGCCCGTACGCATTGGCGGCGACATGGCGTTTTTCCAAGGACTCATCAAAGAGCTGATCGCCCGGGAAGAACTCCACCCGGGCGAGGTTTTCGATCATGTGTTCATTGGCGAACACACGGCGGGATTCGAGGCGTTGATCGCGCATCTGCGCCGCGTGGCGTGGGACGACATCACCCGGAGTAGCGGACTTTCCCGCGAACAGATCCGCTCCGCTGCAGAGATCGCGCTCCAGGCAAAGAGCGTGATCGTATGCTGGGCGATGGGACTGACGCAGCACAAGCAGGCGGTCGGTACGATTCAGGAGATCGTGAACTTCCTGCTGTTGCGCGGAAATATCGGGCGGCCCGGCGCAGGCGTGTGCCCGGTTCGTGGACACAGCAACGTGCAAGGCGACCGCACGATGGGAATTTTCGAGCGGCCTTCGGCGGCGTTTCTCGACCGGCTGGCGCGCGAGTTTTGGTTTTCGCCGCCGCGCGAGCATGGGCTCGACGTGGTCGATTCGATCAAGGCGATGCACGCGGGGAACGTGCGCGTGCTCGTCGCGATGGGCGGCAATTTCCTCTCCGCCACGCCCGACACGGAGTTCACGGCCGAGGCGCTGCGCCGCTGCGCGTTAACCGCACACGTTTCCACGAAGCTCAACCGCTCGCACCTGATCACGGGACGCACGGCGTTGATTCTGCCGTGTCTCGGGCGGACGGAGATCGACCGGCAGGCGGGCGGCGAGCAGTTCATCACGGTCGAAGACAGCATGGGCATCATCAATTCCTCGCGCGGAAGTCTGGAGCCTGCATCGGAGTTTCTGCTCAGTGAACCGGCTCTTGTGGCGCGGCTGGCGAGCGCGGTGCTCGGCGAAAAATCACCGGTGGACTGGCTCGCGATGGCGGGCGATTACGACCGCATCCGCGAACGCATTGAGCGCGTGATCCCGGGCTTCGAGCGCTTCAATGATCGCGTGCGCATCGGGCCGTTTTATCTACCGAATGGACCGCGCGACTCGCGCACGTTCACCACGCCTTCCGGCAAAGCGGTATTCACGACGCACACGGTCGAGCGCCATGAGCTGGCGCCGGGGCAATTCGTGATGATGACGATCCGCACGCACGATCAGTTCAACACGACGATCTACGGGCTCGATGATCGTTACCGCGGCGTTTTCAACGGACGGCGCGTGGTGTTTCTCAACAAAGACGACATCGCGGCGCGCGGGTTGATGCAGGGGCAACTGGTCGATCTCACGAGTCACTTTCGTGGCGAGACGCGGGTGGCGCCGAGTTTCATGGTCGCGCCGTACGACATTCCGCGTGGATGCGCTGCGACTTATTTTCCCGAGGCCAACGTGCTCGTGCCGATTGATAGCGTCGCTGAAGGCAGCAACACGCCGACGTCGAAGTACGTGGTAATCACGCTCGCGGCGTCGAAGGACGGAGTCGCGGCATGGAATGCGCGCAAGGGTTAG
- the bglX gene encoding beta-glucosidase BglX, which translates to MRTRFLASVACLSLVANPQISLAAPPAGPALDAAVEELLGRMTLAEKLGQMSQASRQPYADHLRDTKELVRQGALGSILNATTRDQVEEFQRIAVEESRLKIPLLFGLDVIHGYRTLFPIPLAQSCSWNPDLVQKAARIAAVEATAEGIRWTFAPMLDLTRDARWGRIAETVGEDPLLASRMGAAMVRGFQGDDLSLPTSMAACGKHFVGYGAAEAGRDYNTTLIPDTELRNAYLPAFKAAKDAGVLTYMSAFNDLNGVPTSANPRVLRKILRDEWAFNGFVVSDWTSVDELIPHGFAADGRQAAQRAIAGGVDMEMVSPHYRTFGADLIAKNELPLAFIDDSVRRILRVKFQLGLFDHPFTAKETPRTSKNPLSAEHLAVARELATQSIVLLKNDRGLLPLSSATKSIAVIGPLADSGDDMRGCWFCESSPGDTITPLAALKETLGPRAQILHAPGTKRDIDDSTDAFAAAVKAAKKADVVILCLGEGRDLAGEARSRAFLNLPGTQEKLFDAIAATGKPIVLVIFAGRPLVFPAQFAKARAVFYAWHPGTMAGPALADLLLGTANPSAKLTVSFPRTVGQIPIYYNHRNTGRPPQKENVGIPMGTPQDPQGYYSKFIDVHSTPEFPFGHGLSYTTFAYSDLQVTAPSGTNGTLTVSAVIKNTGSRDGVEIAQLYTRDLIGQITRPVRELKGFERVPLKSGESRTITFNVPASELGFFNEDGRYIVEPGKFHVWVGGSSTATLIGEFEL; encoded by the coding sequence ATGCGCACCCGCTTTCTCGCGTCCGTCGCCTGCCTTTCACTCGTCGCTAATCCCCAGATCTCGCTCGCAGCTCCGCCCGCCGGCCCGGCTTTGGACGCAGCCGTCGAAGAACTCCTCGGCCGCATGACTCTCGCCGAAAAACTCGGCCAGATGAGCCAGGCCAGCCGTCAGCCCTACGCCGACCATCTCCGCGACACCAAAGAACTCGTCCGCCAGGGCGCGCTCGGCTCCATCCTCAACGCCACCACCCGCGACCAAGTCGAAGAATTCCAACGCATCGCCGTCGAGGAGAGCCGCCTCAAAATCCCGCTGCTCTTCGGCCTCGATGTGATCCACGGCTACCGCACGCTCTTCCCGATCCCGCTCGCGCAATCCTGTAGTTGGAATCCCGATCTCGTCCAAAAAGCCGCGCGCATCGCCGCCGTCGAAGCGACCGCCGAAGGCATCCGCTGGACCTTCGCCCCGATGCTCGATCTGACCCGCGATGCCCGCTGGGGCCGCATCGCTGAAACCGTTGGCGAAGACCCTCTGCTCGCCTCGCGCATGGGCGCCGCGATGGTCCGCGGCTTCCAAGGCGACGACCTATCCTTGCCCACGAGCATGGCCGCGTGCGGAAAACATTTCGTCGGCTACGGCGCTGCCGAGGCCGGGCGCGACTACAACACCACGCTCATCCCCGACACCGAGCTGCGCAACGCGTACCTACCCGCCTTCAAAGCCGCCAAAGACGCCGGCGTGCTCACCTACATGAGCGCCTTCAACGACCTCAACGGCGTGCCCACTTCCGCCAACCCGCGCGTGCTCCGCAAAATCCTCCGCGACGAATGGGCCTTCAACGGCTTCGTCGTCAGCGACTGGACCTCGGTCGATGAACTCATTCCTCACGGTTTCGCCGCCGACGGACGCCAGGCCGCACAGCGCGCCATCGCCGGTGGTGTGGACATGGAAATGGTCTCGCCGCACTACCGCACTTTTGGCGCGGATCTCATCGCGAAAAACGAACTCCCACTCGCGTTCATCGACGATTCCGTGCGCCGCATCCTGCGCGTGAAGTTTCAACTCGGCCTCTTCGACCATCCCTTCACCGCGAAAGAAACGCCCCGCACCAGCAAGAACCCGCTCTCCGCCGAACACCTCGCCGTCGCCCGCGAACTCGCCACGCAAAGCATCGTCCTCCTCAAAAACGACCGCGGCCTCCTCCCTCTTTCCTCCGCCACCAAATCCATCGCCGTCATCGGCCCGCTCGCCGACAGTGGCGACGACATGCGCGGCTGCTGGTTCTGCGAAAGCAGCCCCGGCGACACGATCACGCCACTCGCCGCGCTCAAAGAAACCCTCGGCCCGCGCGCGCAAATTCTGCACGCGCCCGGCACGAAGCGCGACATCGACGACTCGACCGACGCCTTTGCCGCCGCCGTGAAAGCCGCGAAAAAAGCCGATGTCGTCATCCTCTGCCTCGGCGAAGGCCGCGATCTCGCTGGCGAGGCCCGCTCACGCGCCTTCCTGAATCTCCCCGGCACACAGGAAAAACTTTTCGACGCCATCGCAGCGACCGGAAAGCCCATCGTCCTCGTCATCTTCGCCGGCCGCCCTCTCGTGTTTCCCGCGCAGTTCGCGAAAGCGCGCGCCGTCTTCTACGCCTGGCATCCCGGCACCATGGCCGGTCCGGCGCTCGCCGATCTGCTCCTCGGAACCGCCAATCCCTCCGCCAAACTCACCGTGAGTTTCCCCCGCACCGTCGGCCAGATCCCGATCTACTATAATCACCGCAACACCGGCCGCCCGCCGCAGAAAGAAAACGTCGGCATCCCGATGGGTACTCCGCAAGATCCGCAGGGTTATTACTCCAAGTTCATCGACGTTCACTCCACGCCCGAATTTCCCTTCGGCCACGGCCTCAGCTACACGACCTTCGCGTATTCGGATCTCCAAGTCACCGCGCCAAGCGGCACCAACGGCACGCTCACCGTTTCCGCTGTGATCAAAAACACCGGCTCTCGCGACGGCGTGGAAATCGCCCAGCTCTACACGCGTGACCTTATCGGCCAGATCACGCGTCCCGTCCGCGAACTCAAAGGCTTCGAGCGCGTCCCGCTCAAGTCCGGCGAGTCGCGCACGATCACCTTCAACGTCCCCGCATCCGAACTCGGTTTCTTCAACGAAGACGGCCGGTACATCGTCGAGCCCGGCAAATTCCACGTCTGGGTCGGCGGCAGTTCCACCGCCACGCTCATCGGCGAGTTCGAGCTGTAG
- a CDS encoding homoserine dehydrogenase, translating into MSTPKTIKIGLCGFGTVGQGVWQHLERARTDLEARLGVKLELARAAVRDLKRARDVAIPADKITGDALSIANDPSLAIVCELIGGTTLAREVTLAALKRGAIVVSANKALLCDHGAELFETARKHGGQLLFEASVAGGIPIIKALREGLVANRFTQIYGILNGTCNYILTRMVQEGAPYATILADAKRLGYAEADESLDVDGWDTAHKASVLAFLAHGVWIKTDKMIVEGIAKITQADLKHAAALGYGIKLLAVITRDFAANQLFVRVHPTLIPEERVLASVNGVFNGVSVTGDVVGTTTYIGRGAGRDATASAVISDIVDAAAILATGKAVPSIPGSSSYASSQPPSLAPLEKITGRYYVRTLVKDEPGVLAQIATVMANHKVSIASVTQPEVAEEGTASLILTTHLSNEHAIRETLADLARLPSVVEAPLLLRIGDFAE; encoded by the coding sequence ATGAGCACACCCAAGACCATCAAGATCGGCCTTTGCGGCTTCGGCACCGTCGGACAAGGCGTCTGGCAGCACCTTGAGCGCGCACGAACCGATCTCGAAGCGCGGCTTGGCGTGAAGCTCGAACTCGCCCGCGCGGCCGTCCGCGATCTCAAGCGCGCTCGTGATGTCGCCATTCCGGCCGACAAGATCACCGGCGACGCGCTCTCCATCGCCAATGATCCGTCCCTCGCGATTGTCTGCGAACTCATCGGTGGCACCACGCTCGCACGCGAAGTCACGCTCGCAGCACTGAAGCGCGGAGCGATTGTTGTCTCGGCCAACAAGGCTCTGCTTTGCGATCACGGCGCAGAACTTTTCGAGACCGCCCGCAAACACGGCGGCCAGTTGCTCTTCGAAGCCTCTGTTGCCGGCGGCATTCCCATCATCAAGGCCCTCCGCGAAGGCCTTGTCGCGAATCGTTTCACCCAGATCTACGGCATCCTCAACGGCACCTGTAACTACATCCTCACTCGGATGGTGCAGGAAGGCGCGCCGTACGCCACGATCCTCGCCGACGCGAAACGCCTGGGCTACGCCGAGGCGGACGAGTCGCTCGATGTCGATGGCTGGGACACCGCGCACAAAGCCTCGGTCCTCGCATTCCTCGCGCACGGCGTGTGGATCAAGACGGATAAAATGATCGTCGAGGGCATCGCCAAGATCACCCAAGCCGATCTGAAACACGCCGCCGCGCTCGGCTACGGCATCAAGCTCCTCGCCGTCATCACGCGCGACTTCGCCGCCAATCAGCTCTTCGTCCGCGTCCATCCAACACTGATCCCCGAGGAACGTGTTCTCGCGAGCGTCAACGGCGTCTTCAACGGCGTCTCCGTGACCGGCGACGTCGTCGGCACGACCACGTACATAGGTCGCGGCGCGGGGCGCGACGCGACCGCCAGCGCCGTGATCAGCGACATCGTCGATGCCGCAGCGATTCTCGCTACGGGCAAAGCCGTGCCGTCGATCCCCGGGTCTTCCAGTTACGCATCGAGCCAGCCACCGTCGCTCGCCCCGCTCGAAAAAATCACTGGCCGCTACTACGTCCGCACGCTCGTCAAAGACGAGCCGGGCGTCCTCGCCCAGATCGCCACGGTCATGGCTAACCACAAGGTGAGCATCGCCAGCGTCACGCAGCCCGAAGTGGCAGAGGAGGGGACTGCCTCGTTGATTTTGACGACGCACCTCAGCAACGAGCACGCGATCCGCGAAACCCTCGCCGATCTCGCCCGCCTCCCGAGCGTCGTGGAGGCACCGTTGCTCCTGCGTATTGGCGACTTCGCGGAGTAA
- the fdhD gene encoding formate dehydrogenase accessory sulfurtransferase FdhD yields MPTYLPPADAVTAFSILRIGTDAPETATDLVATEEPLEIQLGYTRGSVEVRKTVAITMRTPGHDRDLAAGFLFTEGIVRDPANIAEIVRPADKPQTVIVRLRPDVAVDVRPLERNNYTTSSCGVCGKASLDAVRTATRHPLPEAAPLLDPAIIHRLPETLRAAQSGFDQTGGLHAAALFTFDGRLVAVREDIGRHNAVDKLIGSQLLAAPAGAIPLSERIVFVSSRASFELVQKIVMAGCPVLAAVGAPSSLAIELARETGATLLGFVRENRFNVYAGTMRLRALTPAFAAT; encoded by the coding sequence ATGCCCACGTATTTGCCACCCGCTGACGCAGTGACTGCCTTTTCCATCCTGCGCATCGGCACGGACGCACCGGAAACGGCAACCGATCTCGTCGCCACCGAGGAGCCGCTCGAAATCCAGCTCGGCTACACGCGCGGCAGTGTTGAGGTCCGAAAAACCGTCGCGATCACCATGCGCACGCCGGGTCACGACCGTGATCTGGCCGCAGGCTTCCTTTTCACCGAGGGCATCGTGCGCGATCCGGCTAATATAGCCGAAATCGTCCGCCCGGCCGATAAACCGCAGACCGTGATTGTGAGACTTCGGCCCGACGTCGCTGTCGATGTGCGTCCGTTGGAACGAAACAACTACACGACCTCCAGCTGCGGCGTGTGCGGCAAGGCATCTCTAGACGCCGTTCGCACTGCCACGCGTCATCCGCTGCCCGAGGCTGCGCCGCTGCTCGATCCGGCAATCATCCATCGCCTGCCAGAAACACTCCGCGCCGCGCAATCCGGTTTCGATCAAACCGGCGGACTTCACGCGGCGGCGTTGTTCACGTTCGACGGCCGTCTCGTCGCCGTTCGCGAGGACATCGGGCGCCACAACGCCGTGGATAAACTCATCGGCTCACAGCTGCTGGCCGCACCGGCCGGCGCGATCCCACTTTCGGAGCGCATCGTCTTCGTGAGCAGCCGCGCGAGTTTCGAACTCGTCCAGAAAATCGTCATGGCCGGTTGCCCCGTGCTCGCGGCGGTCGGTGCGCCGTCGAGTCTAGCCATCGAACTCGCCCGCGAAACGGGTGCCACACTGCTCGGGTTCGTCCGCGAAAATCGTTTCAACGTATACGCGGGCACCATGCGTCTTCGCGCACTCACCCCCGCTTTTGCCGCCACATGA
- the thrC gene encoding threonine synthase translates to MRFISTRGQSPALGFSDAVATGLAPDGGLFLPETLPSFANDLKRFEKLSYPELCFEFLKVFATDIPQETLRAIIAKSYTTFSHPDIAPLKQLSEKLHVLELFHGPTLAFKDFALQLLGNLYEYQCRTRGETINVLGATSGDTGSAAIHGLLGKPGTAIFILYPDGRTSPLQERQMACTGAANVFALAIDGTFDDAQNALKDVFGDQDFRKQFRLSAVNSINLARVLAQCVYYLSAFLRLPAAQREEAEFVVPTGNFGNVLAGWMLQKMGVPIRGFRVATNQNDILYRLFTTGEYAVSDVRASLAPSMDIQVASNFERFLYFNVGRDGAKVREVMQTFKTTGRYTFANFDKDSFDASRCTDAEIPGIIKDVYRKYGYIADPHTACGFKDIKTDRPSVILSTASPAKFPETIIKAIGTEPTHPSLEVLKAKPLVKHKIVADPATIKAFIREHAVR, encoded by the coding sequence ATGCGTTTCATTTCTACTCGCGGACAATCTCCTGCTCTTGGTTTCAGCGACGCCGTTGCCACCGGGCTCGCGCCGGATGGCGGGTTGTTTCTGCCCGAGACTTTGCCGTCGTTTGCGAACGATCTGAAACGCTTCGAGAAACTGAGCTACCCCGAACTCTGTTTCGAATTCCTCAAGGTCTTCGCGACCGACATCCCTCAAGAAACGCTGCGCGCGATCATCGCGAAATCGTACACGACCTTCTCGCATCCCGACATCGCACCGCTGAAACAGCTCAGCGAAAAACTGCACGTCCTCGAACTCTTCCACGGGCCGACCCTCGCGTTCAAAGACTTCGCGCTCCAGCTCCTCGGCAATCTCTACGAATACCAGTGCCGCACGCGCGGTGAGACGATCAATGTCCTCGGCGCCACCTCGGGCGACACCGGCTCCGCTGCGATCCACGGCCTGCTCGGTAAACCCGGCACCGCGATTTTCATCCTCTATCCCGACGGCCGCACCTCGCCGCTTCAGGAGCGCCAGATGGCCTGCACCGGCGCGGCCAATGTCTTCGCCCTCGCGATCGACGGCACCTTCGACGACGCGCAGAACGCGTTGAAGGACGTCTTCGGCGATCAGGATTTCCGGAAGCAATTCCGCCTCTCCGCGGTGAACTCCATCAATCTCGCCCGTGTGCTCGCCCAGTGCGTGTACTACTTGAGCGCGTTCCTCCGTCTTCCCGCCGCGCAGCGCGAAGAGGCTGAGTTCGTCGTCCCCACGGGTAATTTTGGAAATGTTCTCGCCGGCTGGATGCTCCAGAAAATGGGTGTGCCGATCCGCGGCTTCCGCGTCGCGACCAATCAGAACGACATTCTCTACCGCCTCTTCACGACTGGCGAATACGCAGTGTCCGACGTGCGTGCGAGTCTCGCGCCATCGATGGACATCCAGGTCGCGTCGAACTTCGAGCGCTTCCTCTATTTCAACGTTGGCCGCGACGGCGCGAAAGTCCGCGAGGTCATGCAGACTTTCAAGACGACCGGTCGCTACACGTTCGCGAATTTCGACAAGGACTCCTTCGACGCCTCGCGCTGCACCGATGCCGAGATTCCTGGCATCATCAAAGATGTCTACCGGAAGTACGGCTACATCGCCGATCCGCACACCGCGTGCGGCTTCAAGGACATCAAGACGGACCGCCCGAGTGTGATTCTCTCCACGGCGAGCCCGGCGAAATTCCCCGAGACGATCATCAAAGCCATCGGCACCGAGCCGACGCACCCGAGTCTCGAAGTCCTCAAAGCCAAGCCGCTCGTGAAGCACAAGATCGTCGCCGATCCCGCCACGATCAAAGCCTTCATCCGCGAGCACGCGGTGCGCTGA
- the plsY gene encoding glycerol-3-phosphate 1-O-acyltransferase PlsY → MLTPLLIAAVVGYFLGALPFGWLVARSRGINIFEHGSKNPGATNVRRVCGKGPGNLVFFLDAVKGAVATGWPIWAVALFPTEGSKLARVDIGSFNLVPPFAEFHLAVAGLVAALIGHSFSCFTKFKGGKGVATASGGFLVLMPLPLLCGLGVWLATFYTTRYVSLASMLAAIALPIAAFFFKQPNLLIGLGGVIALFVVLRHRANITRLLNGTESKFVKKPAEQTPSR, encoded by the coding sequence ATGCTGACGCCACTCCTCATCGCCGCCGTTGTGGGCTATTTTCTGGGCGCACTGCCGTTCGGCTGGCTCGTAGCGCGGTCACGGGGCATCAACATCTTCGAACACGGCAGCAAAAACCCGGGCGCGACGAATGTCCGCCGCGTGTGCGGCAAAGGCCCGGGTAATCTGGTTTTCTTTCTCGATGCAGTGAAGGGCGCGGTGGCGACGGGCTGGCCAATTTGGGCGGTGGCACTTTTCCCGACGGAGGGTTCGAAATTAGCCCGGGTAGATATTGGCTCTTTCAATCTGGTGCCCCCGTTCGCTGAGTTTCATCTCGCGGTAGCCGGCCTTGTCGCCGCCCTCATCGGCCACAGCTTTTCCTGCTTCACCAAATTCAAAGGCGGCAAAGGCGTCGCCACCGCTTCGGGCGGTTTCCTCGTGTTGATGCCGCTGCCGTTGCTCTGCGGTCTCGGTGTGTGGCTGGCGACGTTCTACACGACGCGCTACGTCTCCCTTGCGTCGATGCTCGCGGCCATCGCGTTGCCCATCGCGGCGTTTTTCTTTAAGCAGCCCAATCTCCTCATCGGGCTCGGCGGTGTGATCGCGCTCTTCGTCGTTCTTCGCCACCGCGCCAACATCACGCGCCTGCTGAATGGTACCGAGTCCAAGTTCGTCAAGAAACCCGCAGAGCAAACTCCGTCGCGCTAA